A genomic region of Anas acuta chromosome 25, bAnaAcu1.1, whole genome shotgun sequence contains the following coding sequences:
- the KCNH4 gene encoding potassium voltage-gated channel subfamily H member 4 isoform X2 yields MPVMKGLLAPQNTFLDTIATRFDGTHSNFILANAQLRRGFPIVYCSDGFCELTGFARTEVMQQKCSCRFLCGADTSEAVLQRVEKVLESKQECQTEVCFYKKGGAAFWCLLDIMPIRNEKGEVVLFLFSFKDITESRGKSHPGDKKEEKQRSKKPRSSHLRAARRQGRTVLHRLSTQFARRDRSEMKINRNVFESKPSVPEYKVASVQKARFILLHCSVFKALWDWLILLATFYVAVTVPYNVCFTGTEDSPSAARSTIVSDIAVEMLFILDIALNFRTTYVSHSGQVVYEPHSICIHYVATWFFVDLIAALPFDLLYVFNVTVTSLVHLLKTVRLLRLLRLLQKLERYSQYSAMVLTLLTSMFALLAHWMACVWYVIGRTEMESNDPLTWDIGWLHELGKRLEAPYINSSVGGPSIRSAYIASLYFTLSSLTSVGFGNVCANTDAEKIFSICTMLIGALMHAVVFGNVTAIIQRMYSRRSLYHTRMKDLKDFIRVHRLPQQLKQRMLEYFQTTWSVNNGIDANELLHDFPDELRADVAMHLNKDILQLPVFQTAGRGCLRSLSLHIKTSFCAPGEYLLRQGDALQANYFVCSGSLEVLKDNVVLAILGKGDLIGAELPGEEQVMKSKADVKALTYCDLQHVGLGGLRQVLQLYPEYAAKFTAEIRRDLTFNLREGGEVEPRPDSGGSPEKPLPSILEDEEGQDEVFQRSPTAHRPLLSPPRSSPARRGGPGTPSVQLPGVGGSRAKKPPKLLIPSLHAPEPPELGPR; encoded by the exons ATGCCGGTGATGAAGGGGTTGCTGGCTCCGCAGAACACCTTCCTGGACACCATCGCCACCCGCTTCGATGGCACAC ACAGCAACTTCATCCTGGCCAACGCTCAGCTCCGCCGCGGCTTCCCCATCGTCTACTGCTCCGACGGTTTCTGCGAGCTGACCGGCTTCGCCCGCACCGAGGTGATGCAGCAGAAGTGCAGCTGCCGCTTCCTCTGCGGGGCCGACACCAGCGAGGCCGTCCTGCAGCGCGTCGAGAAGGTGCTGGAGAGCAAGCAGGAGTGCCAGACCGAGGTCTGCTTCTACAAGAAGGGTG GAGCGGCGTTCTGGTGCCTGCTGGACATCATGCCCATCAGGAACGAGAAGGGGGAGGTGgtgctcttcctcttctccttcaaGGACATCACGGAGAGCCGGGGCAAGAGCCACCCGGGTGACAAGAAGGAGG agaagcagaggagCAAGAAGCCCAGGAGCTCGCACCTgcgggcggcgcggcggcaGGGCCGCACGGTGCTGCACCGGCTCAGCACCCAATTCGCCCGGCGCGACCGCAGCGAGATGAAAATCAACCGG AACGTGTTTGAGAGCAAGCCATCCGTCCCCGAGTACAAAGTGGCCTCGGTGCAGAAGGCCCGCTTCATCCTGCTCCACTGCAGCGTCTTCAAGGCCCTGTGGGACTGGCTGATCCTCCTGGCCACCTTCTACGTGGCCGTCACCGTCCCCTACAACGTCTGCTTCACCGGCACGGAGGACagcccctcggccgcccgcagcaCCATCGTCAGCGACATCGCGGTGGAGATGCTCTTCATCCTGG ATATCGCCCTGAATTTCCGAACGACGTACGTGAGCCACTCGGGCCAGGTGGTGTACGAGCCCCACTCCATCTGCATCCACTACGTGGCCACCTGGTTCTTCGTCGACCTGATCGCCGCCCTGCCCTTCGACCTGCTCTACGTCTTCAACGTCACCGTG acCTCGCTGGTTCACCTGCTGAAGACGGTGCGGCTGCTGCGGCTGCTGCggctgctgcagaagctggagcgCTACTCGCAGTACAGCGCCATGGTGCTGACGCTGCTCACCTCCATGTTCGCCCTGCTGGCCCACTGGATGGCCTGCGTCTGGTACGTCATCGGCCGCACGGAGATGGAGAGCAACGACCCCCTCACCTGGGACATCG GCTGGCTGCACGAGCTGGGCAAGAGGCTGGAGGCTCCCTACATCAACAGCTCGGTGGGGGGGCCCTCCATCCGCAGCGCCTACATCGCCTCCCTCTACTTCACCCTCAGCAGCCTGACCAGCGTGGGTTTCGGCAACGTCTGCGCCAACACCGACGCCGAGAAAATCTTCTCCATCTGCACCATGCTCATCGGGG CGCTGATGCACGCCGTCGTCTTCGGCAACGTCACGGCCATCATCCAGCGCATGTACTCCCGCCGCTCGCTCTACCACACCCGCATGAAGGACCTCAAGGACTTCATCCGTGTCCACcgcctgccccagcagctcaagcagaggatgctggagtaCTTCCAGACCACCTGGTCGGTGAACAACGGCATCGACGCCAACGAG CTGCTGCACGACTTCCCCGACGAGCTGCGTGCCGACGTGGCCATGCACCTGAACAAGGACATCCTGCAGCTGCCCGTTTTCCAGACGGCCGGCCGGGGCTGCCTGCGCTCCCTCTCGCTGCACATCAAGACCTCGTTCTGCGCCCCCGGCGAGTACCTGCTGCGCCAGGGCGACGCGCTGCAAGCCAACTACTTCGTCTGCTCCGGCTCCCTCGAGGTGCTGAAGGACAACGTGGTCCTGGCCATTTTGG GCAAGGGGGATTTGATCGGCGCCGAGCTGCCCGGCGAGGAGCAGGTGATGAAGAGCAAGGCGGACGTGAAGGCACTGACCTACTGCGACCTGcagcacgtggggctgggggggctgcgccaggtgctgcagctctaCCCCGAATACGCCGCCAAGTTCACGGCCGAAATCCGCCGGGACCTGACCTTCAACCTGCGGGAGGGCGGCGAGGTGGAG CCTCGCCCGGACAGTGGTGGCAGCCCGGAGAAGCCCCTTCCCTCCATCCTGGAGGATGAGGAAGGGCAGGATGAGGTCTTCCAGCGCTCGCCCACTGCCCACCGCCCGCTTCTGtccccccccaggagcagccccgcacgccggggggggccggggaccCCCTCggtgcagctcccaggggtggggggcagcagggccaaGAAGCCCCCCAAGCTCCTCATCCCCTCCCTGCACGCCCCCGAACCCCCTGAGCTCGGCCCCAGGTAA
- the KCNH4 gene encoding potassium voltage-gated channel subfamily H member 4 isoform X1 has protein sequence METRLLFPHGQGGDFCAPPWAAGAMRAAPSPQGSPCLLSDSNFILANAQLRRGFPIVYCSDGFCELTGFARTEVMQQKCSCRFLCGADTSEAVLQRVEKVLESKQECQTEVCFYKKGGAAFWCLLDIMPIRNEKGEVVLFLFSFKDITESRGKSHPGDKKEEKQRSKKPRSSHLRAARRQGRTVLHRLSTQFARRDRSEMKINRNVFESKPSVPEYKVASVQKARFILLHCSVFKALWDWLILLATFYVAVTVPYNVCFTGTEDSPSAARSTIVSDIAVEMLFILDIALNFRTTYVSHSGQVVYEPHSICIHYVATWFFVDLIAALPFDLLYVFNVTVTSLVHLLKTVRLLRLLRLLQKLERYSQYSAMVLTLLTSMFALLAHWMACVWYVIGRTEMESNDPLTWDIGWLHELGKRLEAPYINSSVGGPSIRSAYIASLYFTLSSLTSVGFGNVCANTDAEKIFSICTMLIGALMHAVVFGNVTAIIQRMYSRRSLYHTRMKDLKDFIRVHRLPQQLKQRMLEYFQTTWSVNNGIDANELLHDFPDELRADVAMHLNKDILQLPVFQTAGRGCLRSLSLHIKTSFCAPGEYLLRQGDALQANYFVCSGSLEVLKDNVVLAILGKGDLIGAELPGEEQVMKSKADVKALTYCDLQHVGLGGLRQVLQLYPEYAAKFTAEIRRDLTFNLREGGEVEPRPDSGGSPEKPLPSILEDEEGQDEVFQRSPTAHRPLLSPPRSSPARRGGPGTPSVQLPGVGGSRAKKPPKLLIPSLHAPEPPELGPR, from the exons ATGGAGACCCGGCTCCTCTTTCCCCACGGACAGGGTGGGGATTTCTGTGCTCCCCCTTGGGCTGCAGGGGCCATGCGTGCAGCCCCGAGCCCTCAGGGGTCGCCGTGTCTCCTTTCAGACAGCAACTTCATCCTGGCCAACGCTCAGCTCCGCCGCGGCTTCCCCATCGTCTACTGCTCCGACGGTTTCTGCGAGCTGACCGGCTTCGCCCGCACCGAGGTGATGCAGCAGAAGTGCAGCTGCCGCTTCCTCTGCGGGGCCGACACCAGCGAGGCCGTCCTGCAGCGCGTCGAGAAGGTGCTGGAGAGCAAGCAGGAGTGCCAGACCGAGGTCTGCTTCTACAAGAAGGGTG GAGCGGCGTTCTGGTGCCTGCTGGACATCATGCCCATCAGGAACGAGAAGGGGGAGGTGgtgctcttcctcttctccttcaaGGACATCACGGAGAGCCGGGGCAAGAGCCACCCGGGTGACAAGAAGGAGG agaagcagaggagCAAGAAGCCCAGGAGCTCGCACCTgcgggcggcgcggcggcaGGGCCGCACGGTGCTGCACCGGCTCAGCACCCAATTCGCCCGGCGCGACCGCAGCGAGATGAAAATCAACCGG AACGTGTTTGAGAGCAAGCCATCCGTCCCCGAGTACAAAGTGGCCTCGGTGCAGAAGGCCCGCTTCATCCTGCTCCACTGCAGCGTCTTCAAGGCCCTGTGGGACTGGCTGATCCTCCTGGCCACCTTCTACGTGGCCGTCACCGTCCCCTACAACGTCTGCTTCACCGGCACGGAGGACagcccctcggccgcccgcagcaCCATCGTCAGCGACATCGCGGTGGAGATGCTCTTCATCCTGG ATATCGCCCTGAATTTCCGAACGACGTACGTGAGCCACTCGGGCCAGGTGGTGTACGAGCCCCACTCCATCTGCATCCACTACGTGGCCACCTGGTTCTTCGTCGACCTGATCGCCGCCCTGCCCTTCGACCTGCTCTACGTCTTCAACGTCACCGTG acCTCGCTGGTTCACCTGCTGAAGACGGTGCGGCTGCTGCGGCTGCTGCggctgctgcagaagctggagcgCTACTCGCAGTACAGCGCCATGGTGCTGACGCTGCTCACCTCCATGTTCGCCCTGCTGGCCCACTGGATGGCCTGCGTCTGGTACGTCATCGGCCGCACGGAGATGGAGAGCAACGACCCCCTCACCTGGGACATCG GCTGGCTGCACGAGCTGGGCAAGAGGCTGGAGGCTCCCTACATCAACAGCTCGGTGGGGGGGCCCTCCATCCGCAGCGCCTACATCGCCTCCCTCTACTTCACCCTCAGCAGCCTGACCAGCGTGGGTTTCGGCAACGTCTGCGCCAACACCGACGCCGAGAAAATCTTCTCCATCTGCACCATGCTCATCGGGG CGCTGATGCACGCCGTCGTCTTCGGCAACGTCACGGCCATCATCCAGCGCATGTACTCCCGCCGCTCGCTCTACCACACCCGCATGAAGGACCTCAAGGACTTCATCCGTGTCCACcgcctgccccagcagctcaagcagaggatgctggagtaCTTCCAGACCACCTGGTCGGTGAACAACGGCATCGACGCCAACGAG CTGCTGCACGACTTCCCCGACGAGCTGCGTGCCGACGTGGCCATGCACCTGAACAAGGACATCCTGCAGCTGCCCGTTTTCCAGACGGCCGGCCGGGGCTGCCTGCGCTCCCTCTCGCTGCACATCAAGACCTCGTTCTGCGCCCCCGGCGAGTACCTGCTGCGCCAGGGCGACGCGCTGCAAGCCAACTACTTCGTCTGCTCCGGCTCCCTCGAGGTGCTGAAGGACAACGTGGTCCTGGCCATTTTGG GCAAGGGGGATTTGATCGGCGCCGAGCTGCCCGGCGAGGAGCAGGTGATGAAGAGCAAGGCGGACGTGAAGGCACTGACCTACTGCGACCTGcagcacgtggggctgggggggctgcgccaggtgctgcagctctaCCCCGAATACGCCGCCAAGTTCACGGCCGAAATCCGCCGGGACCTGACCTTCAACCTGCGGGAGGGCGGCGAGGTGGAG CCTCGCCCGGACAGTGGTGGCAGCCCGGAGAAGCCCCTTCCCTCCATCCTGGAGGATGAGGAAGGGCAGGATGAGGTCTTCCAGCGCTCGCCCACTGCCCACCGCCCGCTTCTGtccccccccaggagcagccccgcacgccggggggggccggggaccCCCTCggtgcagctcccaggggtggggggcagcagggccaaGAAGCCCCCCAAGCTCCTCATCCCCTCCCTGCACGCCCCCGAACCCCCTGAGCTCGGCCCCAGGTAA
- the HCRT gene encoding hypocretin neuropeptide precursor yields MPAVTWQLQRAACLLLLLLLCSLVTARQNLPECCRQKTCSCRIYDLLHGMGNHAAGILTLGKRKSVPPAFQSRLYRLLHGSGNHAAGILTMGKRGEHPGTGAQPTPALRGTAASPRECQGHAGKEVTKSRGAAKSFY; encoded by the coding sequence ATGCCAGCCGTTACCTGGCAGCTCCAGAGAGCcgcctgcctcctgctcctgctcctgctctgctccttggTCACCGCTCGCCAGAACCTGCCCGAGTGCTGCCGGCAGAAAACCTGCTCGTGCCGCATCTATGACCTCCTGCACGGCATGGGCAACCACGCCGCCGGCATCCTCACGTTGGGCAAGAGGAAGAGCGTCCCACCGGCCTTCCAGAGCCGCCTCTACCGCCTGCTGCACGGCTCCGGCAACCACGCCGCCGGCATCCTCACCATGGGCAAGCGCGGGGAGCACCCCGGCACCGGTGCTCAACCCACGCCGGCGCTGAGGGGCaccgctgccagccccagggagtGCCAGGGACACGCTGGGAAGGAGGTGACCAAGAGCCGGGGAGCTGCAAAGAGCTTTTACTGA